In Zingiber officinale cultivar Zhangliang chromosome 1A, Zo_v1.1, whole genome shotgun sequence, a genomic segment contains:
- the LOC122004974 gene encoding homocysteine S-methyltransferase 2-like, protein MRWLSDDDKQNDEGAINLKQRPVLVAASIGSYGAYLADGSEYSGNYGQEITVEIVKDFHRRRLEVLSEAGADIIAFETIPNKLEAQAYVELLLECDTKISAWFSFTSKDGINVVSGDSMAECVSLADSCNKVVAIGINCTAPRFIHNLILSIKKLNAQLRRNPSLIQNLTTY, encoded by the exons ATGCGGTGGCTTTCTGATGATGACAAGCAGAATGA TGAGGGCGCAATCAACCTGAAGCAGCGTCCTGTGTTGGTTGCTGCATCAATAGGAAGCTATGGAGCATATCTAGCAGATGGTTCTGAGTACAG TGGAAACTATGGCCAAGAAATTACTGTGGAAATCGTCAAAGATTTTCACAGGAGAAGGCTTGAGGTTCTTTCTGAAGCTGGAGCTGATATAATTGCTTTTGAAACAATTCCAAATAAACTTGAAGCTCAA GCATATGTTGAACTTCTTTTGGAGTGTGACACAAAAATTTCAGCTTGGTTTTCTTTCACTTCGAAGGATGGGATCAATGTTGTTAGTGGAGATTCTATGGCTGAATGTGTTTCTCTGGCTGATTCATGCAACAAAGTCGTTGCTATTGGAATCAACTGCACTGCACCTAGATTCATCCACAATTTAATTCTCTCTATTAAGAAG CTTAATGCTCAATTAAGAAGGAATCCATCATTGATACAAAATTTGACAACTTATTGA